The following coding sequences lie in one Oryza brachyantha chromosome 10, ObraRS2, whole genome shotgun sequence genomic window:
- the LOC102722049 gene encoding uncharacterized protein LOC102722049, translating to MSEETVRLRPRLPATAPPPSPLDDDDLLQEILLRLPPHPSSLPTASAVCKRWHRLVLDPGFRPRFCDHHREPPLLGFFLHYDFDPVFSFNAGFRSTHRLPAAIPADRFLPAKEAGLRWEIINCCKGLVLFRIFRGDRKCKEFLVVDPISGDRRRVHFPLVDGKFLCATVVPVADDRRLFCLVAVFAERGTCTSVFASVYSSEAGVWGDYVSTLSVPWIVWVMRPAVLASDAVHWFLDGYRVLMFHLEMQRLEFSELPLDAKDDEDFHHRCRCQIVPAGDSRVGLAVIVESRMQLWEREIGDGSDATWLLTRTFQLDFLPFEPQGRTLIVGVAEENNSVLVWTRVGLFMVHLKFMHCRKVFGEISIDNYYPYSSF from the coding sequence atgagcgaGGAGAcggtccgcctccgcccccgcctccccgccaccgcgccgccgccgtccccgctcgacgacgacgacctcctcCAGGagatcctcctccgcctcccacCGCACCCCTCCTCGCTtcccaccgcctccgccgtctgCAAGCGCTGGCACCGCCTCGTCCTCGACCCCGGGTTCCGCCCCCGCTTCTGCGACCACCACCGGGAGCCCCCCTTGCTCGGCTTCTTCCTCCACTACGACTTCGATCCCGTCTTCTCCTTCAACGCCGGCTTCCGATCCacccaccgcctccccgccgccatcCCCGCCGACCGCTTCCTCCCCGCCAAGGAGGCTGGCTTGCGGTGGGAGATCATCAACTGCTGCAAGGGGCTTGTCCTCTTCAGGATTTTCCGCGGGGACAGGAAATGCAAAGAGTTCCTGGTCGTTGACCCCATCTccggcgaccgccgccgcgtgcacTTCCCCCTGGTGGACGGCAAGTTCCTCTGCGCCACCGTGGTTCCTGTCGCCGATGACCGCCGTTTGTTCTGCCTGGTCGCTGTATTCGCCGAGAGGGGCACCTGCACCAGTGTGTTCGCCTCCGTTTACTCGTCGGAGGCCGGCGTTTGGGGCGACTACGTCTCCACATTGTCTGTGCCATGGATTGTCTGGGTGATGCGGCCGGCCGTCCTTGCCAGCGATGCAGTTCACTGGTTTCTTGATGGCTATAGGGTCCTTATGTTTCACTTGGAGATGCAGAGGCTAGAATTCAGTGAGCTACCACTGGATGCAAAGGATGATGAGGATTTTCATCACCGGTGTCGGTGTCAGATTGTGCCAGCAGGTGATAGCCGGGTTGGTCTTGCAGTTATAGTTGAATCAAGAATGCAATTATGGGAGAGGGAGATTGGAGATGGCAGTGATGCTACATGGTTGCTGACTAGAACTTTCCAACTGGACTTTCTTCCCTTCGAACCGCAGGGGCGTACACTGATTGTGGGTGTCGCCGAGGAGAATAACTCCGTACTTGTTTGGACGCGTGTTGGTCTGTTTATGGTCCACCTCAAGTTCATGCACTGTAGGAAGGTCTTTGGAGAAATCTCCATTGACAACTATTATCCCTACTCAAGCTTCTAA